The following proteins come from a genomic window of Desulfovibrio litoralis DSM 11393:
- a CDS encoding Lon protease family protein: MTKIQPLSFEKLTAKFPQEKIPFDNSQKIPVPRLWRSPHKRAIQALELALNIEHSGYNIYLSGEADYGRFYLVNEFLKPKAKKYPTPPDLLYLHNFVDTDKPLLISLTHGTGKKFQATLKEILLNIRKEVVAEFEKDSFEKQRNTIYDSFQSKRDKLINQMNTTAEKHGFHLDLDDQGGITLYPLFEGKRLNPQDFDTLDVNLRKEIRSRGAKLTKSFSPQLRDLSKLEQHFVESEKKLEKELAQVILKKKFEVLTKKIQPTAVSDSSKKNLESYIEMLQKDILENLEAFLLKELPIQASFQQGVSQAPSHLPNQEQLEQIDHRYEANLIVDNSKLQGAPIIHDDHPTLSNLLGCIERESEMGALITDFSLIKAGSLHRANGGFLVIHLNDLIPNPLAFEGLLRALRSGFAHIEDAGDAQEVTKTKGLEPEPLKLSLKVILIGTEDLYEHLLEHDDRFSKLFKIKAHLNPDTECNADGVKMYLTSVRKIIDENKLLHFDKTALAALIDFGSKLREDRKKLSLKFPLLREVMIEASTLAKINKKDIVSYEYIEQAGKDHKYRNNLYEELYLEDYERKVIKVHTSGEAVGRVNGLSVTAFGDFEFGLPHQIACTIGVGHDGIIDLEREAALSGPIHTKAMLIIKTYLLALFARKKPIILTGSICFEQSYAGIEGDSASGAELVALLSALSDVPVNLSLAFTGAVNQSGQIMAVGGVNPKIEGFFELCRRRGLTGSQGVIIPYDNLDQVMLDNGVLDAIKNQQFFIYPVKHIDEAIELLTGLPAGKMRKDGTFSLNSLYRLVDHRLSELAKLAIKYQTVRNK; the protein is encoded by the coding sequence ATGACAAAAATTCAGCCCCTTTCTTTTGAAAAACTTACAGCAAAATTCCCACAGGAAAAAATTCCTTTTGACAACAGCCAAAAAATTCCCGTTCCCAGACTTTGGCGTTCTCCTCACAAAAGAGCTATTCAAGCTCTGGAACTTGCATTAAATATAGAACATAGCGGATATAATATTTATCTTTCAGGCGAAGCCGATTATGGCAGGTTTTATCTTGTGAATGAGTTTTTAAAACCAAAAGCCAAAAAATATCCAACTCCGCCTGACTTATTATATCTGCATAATTTTGTTGATACCGACAAACCTCTTTTAATCAGCTTAACTCATGGAACTGGCAAAAAATTTCAAGCAACTTTAAAAGAAATATTACTCAATATCAGAAAAGAGGTTGTTGCCGAATTTGAAAAAGATAGTTTTGAAAAACAACGCAACACAATTTATGATAGCTTTCAATCTAAAAGAGACAAGCTTATCAATCAAATGAATACCACCGCAGAAAAACATGGTTTTCACCTTGACCTTGATGATCAAGGCGGAATTACTTTGTATCCTCTTTTTGAAGGAAAAAGATTAAACCCTCAAGACTTTGATACTCTTGATGTAAATTTAAGAAAAGAAATACGCTCAAGAGGGGCAAAATTGACCAAGTCGTTTAGCCCTCAACTTAGAGATTTATCAAAATTAGAACAACACTTTGTTGAAAGTGAAAAAAAGTTGGAAAAAGAATTGGCTCAAGTTATCTTGAAAAAGAAATTTGAAGTGCTTACAAAAAAAATTCAGCCTACTGCCGTATCAGACTCAAGTAAAAAGAATTTAGAAAGCTATATTGAGATGTTACAAAAAGATATTTTGGAAAACTTAGAAGCCTTTTTGTTAAAAGAGTTGCCCATTCAAGCAAGCTTTCAACAAGGAGTTTCTCAAGCCCCAAGCCACCTTCCCAATCAAGAACAACTTGAACAAATAGATCATCGCTATGAGGCTAATTTAATTGTAGATAACTCAAAGTTACAAGGTGCTCCTATTATCCACGACGATCACCCAACGCTTTCCAATTTGCTTGGCTGTATTGAACGTGAAAGTGAAATGGGGGCATTAATTACAGACTTTAGCTTAATTAAAGCCGGATCTCTCCACCGTGCCAACGGCGGTTTTTTAGTTATACATCTTAATGACCTTATTCCCAATCCGCTTGCGTTTGAAGGTTTATTAAGAGCTTTGCGTTCAGGCTTTGCCCATATAGAAGATGCGGGTGATGCTCAAGAAGTAACTAAAACCAAGGGGCTTGAACCTGAACCATTAAAGCTGTCTTTAAAAGTAATTCTTATAGGAACCGAAGATTTATATGAACACCTTTTGGAACATGACGATCGTTTTAGTAAATTGTTTAAAATCAAAGCCCATTTAAACCCTGATACCGAATGCAACGCAGACGGCGTAAAAATGTATTTAACCTCTGTCAGAAAAATTATAGATGAAAACAAATTATTACATTTTGACAAAACAGCCTTAGCGGCTTTAATTGATTTTGGCTCTAAACTTAGAGAAGATCGCAAAAAACTTTCGTTAAAATTTCCATTGTTAAGAGAAGTAATGATTGAAGCGTCTACTTTAGCAAAAATAAACAAAAAAGATATTGTAAGCTATGAATATATAGAACAAGCCGGCAAAGATCATAAATATCGCAACAATCTTTATGAAGAATTGTACCTCGAAGATTATGAAAGAAAAGTGATTAAAGTCCATACTAGCGGTGAAGCGGTCGGGCGGGTTAACGGATTGTCGGTTACCGCTTTTGGCGATTTTGAGTTTGGTCTTCCACATCAAATTGCCTGTACTATCGGCGTTGGACATGACGGCATTATTGATCTTGAAAGAGAAGCAGCTCTTAGCGGACCTATTCATACAAAAGCCATGCTCATTATAAAAACTTATCTTTTAGCTCTTTTTGCACGGAAAAAACCTATAATTCTTACGGGAAGTATTTGCTTTGAACAAAGCTATGCCGGAATTGAAGGAGACTCAGCCTCAGGTGCCGAGCTTGTTGCCTTGCTTTCCGCTCTTTCCGATGTACCCGTAAACTTGTCTTTGGCTTTTACGGGGGCGGTTAATCAATCGGGTCAAATAATGGCGGTTGGTGGAGTAAACCCTAAAATAGAAGGTTTTTTCGAGCTCTGTCGCAGACGCGGACTCACAGGAAGCCAAGGTGTAATTATTCCTTATGACAACCTTGATCAAGTTATGCTTGATAACGGAGTTTTAGACGCTATTAAAAACCAACAGTTTTTTATCTACCCCGTAAAACACATAGATGAGGCGATAGAACTATTGACCGGTTTACCTGCCGGAAAAATGCGTAAAGATGGAACTTTTAGCTTAAATTCTCTATATCGCTTAGTAGACCATCGTTTAAGCGAATTAGCCAAACTAGCCATTAAATATCAAACAGTTAGAAATAAATAA
- a CDS encoding tetratricopeptide repeat protein, whose protein sequence is MCAMRQLSELNKQGMRACAEKDWNNAEFLLTQALNQGIAIGSNVLEAKLRNNIGIMYTLSGRHQEAHVHFSSALDKLTTKIGKKGKFYHVLCDNIQKNTLRINTK, encoded by the coding sequence ATGTGTGCTATGCGACAATTAAGCGAATTAAATAAACAAGGAATGAGAGCTTGTGCGGAAAAAGATTGGAATAATGCAGAGTTTTTGCTGACTCAGGCTTTAAATCAAGGTATTGCAATTGGTTCTAACGTGTTAGAAGCAAAACTCAGGAATAATATTGGCATTATGTATACGCTTTCAGGACGCCACCAAGAAGCTCATGTTCATTTTAGTTCAGCTTTGGATAAATTAACAACGAAAATAGGTAAAAAAGGGAAGTTTTATCATGTGTTATGTGATAATATCCAAAAAAACACCTTAAGGATCAACACAAAATAG
- a CDS encoding biotin--[acetyl-CoA-carboxylase] ligase, whose amino-acid sequence MITVLTKDIENLTQATTLKDWGLENEEITTEQNIILAGESSSSLDLGWHLIKNNALPFFGSVLTLNQSSGRGQLRRNWVSPKGNIYAAWHLPLDNMTKSQGAAVIIGSLFCSAFQTLGYNIQLKWINDLVLNNKKIGGILLEEKNGHLLVGIGININSFPDKEQLRKDHALIASSLATEKQYCFSQKELLKLWLPLIQGVTNLYNQQIKDGNLHNIFKIAEKFLAFKNQSVVILPHDTNNNEALQGVINGLDLDGSLLLKDNNGKQHKVNYGSLLPFIQKSS is encoded by the coding sequence ATGATTACTGTTTTAACAAAAGATATTGAAAACTTAACTCAAGCCACAACCTTAAAAGACTGGGGGCTGGAAAATGAAGAAATCACAACGGAACAAAACATAATTCTTGCCGGAGAATCAAGTTCAAGCCTTGATCTTGGCTGGCATTTAATAAAAAATAATGCTCTTCCATTTTTCGGTTCTGTTCTTACTTTAAACCAAAGTTCAGGCAGAGGACAATTAAGACGAAACTGGGTTTCTCCAAAAGGAAATATTTATGCCGCATGGCATCTTCCTTTGGATAATATGACCAAATCACAAGGGGCTGCGGTGATTATAGGGTCTTTGTTTTGCTCAGCCTTTCAAACGCTGGGTTATAATATTCAACTAAAATGGATCAATGACCTTGTTTTAAACAATAAAAAAATCGGTGGTATTTTATTAGAAGAAAAAAACGGACACCTTTTAGTCGGAATAGGTATAAATATTAACAGTTTTCCCGATAAAGAACAATTAAGAAAAGACCATGCTCTTATAGCGAGTTCATTAGCCACAGAAAAACAATATTGTTTCTCTCAAAAAGAACTTTTAAAACTTTGGCTACCCCTTATCCAAGGAGTAACCAATCTCTATAATCAACAGATTAAAGACGGTAATCTTCACAATATTTTTAAGATAGCTGAAAAATTTTTAGCTTTTAAAAATCAAAGCGTTGTTATTTTACCGCATGATACAAACAACAATGAAGCCTTACAAGGAGTTATCAATGGTCTTGATCTTGATGGTTCTTTATTGCTAAAAGACA
- a CDS encoding DUF2325 domain-containing protein has product MSIVLIGGIENQKSNYIKNAQKIGINLKVFTGHERNVGSRIGKPDAVIILTKVISHVAKQEVSQKAKTIGVGVVYQKLTGLNHLQACFQSLIKDYKKR; this is encoded by the coding sequence ATGTCTATAGTCTTAATTGGAGGAATAGAAAACCAAAAAAGTAATTATATAAAAAATGCACAAAAAATAGGTATTAATCTTAAGGTTTTTACAGGACATGAAAGAAACGTAGGGAGTAGAATAGGTAAACCTGATGCTGTTATTATTCTTACCAAAGTTATCTCTCATGTAGCGAAACAAGAAGTTTCTCAAAAAGCAAAAACAATAGGTGTTGGTGTGGTTTATCAAAAACTTACGGGGCTAAACCACTTACAGGCATGTTTTCAATCATTAATAAAAGATTATAAAAAGAGATAA